A stretch of the Lolium perenne isolate Kyuss_39 chromosome 3, Kyuss_2.0, whole genome shotgun sequence genome encodes the following:
- the LOC127340920 gene encoding protein NEGATIVE REGULATOR OF RESISTANCE-like: MDAPTATAKRKRPDADIAATVVEEVSDAEVEEFYAILRRMRDTTRRFVSRGGGGGAGAAAGPVRAPAWRPSFSWEDFAPPAPPAAPPSQQQQQPRPPADERVAENGTPPRRPAGVFLDLNAEPEPEAPTTPRPERVAA, encoded by the coding sequence ATGGACGCGCCCACCGCCACGGCCAAGCGCAAGCGGCCCGACGCCGACATCGCCGCCACCGTCGTCGAGGAGGTGTCCGACGCGGAGGTGGAGGAGTTCTACGCCATCCTGCGCCGCATGCGCGACACCACCCGCCGCTTCGtctcccgcggcggcggcggcggcgcaggtgCAGCAGCTGGCCCCGTGCgcgcgccggcgtggcgaccCAGCTTCTCCTGGGAGGACTTCGCGCCACCTGCTCCCCCGGCGGCTCCTCcatcgcagcagcagcagcagccgcggCCACCAGCCGACGAGCGCGTCGCCGAGAACGGCACGCCGCCGCGGCGGCCAGCCGGCGTTTTCCTCGACCTGAACGCCGAGCCGGAGCCCGAGGCGCCGACCACGCCGCGACCGGAGCGCGTCGCCGCCTAG